One window from the genome of Methylomarinovum caldicuralii encodes:
- a CDS encoding FMN-binding protein: MQRIVTLWLGLALAVFSAASPARVYYSKQEAMDLAFGKEAAVEMKTLFLTEAQRRAIERLAWVKLESSLYTLYVGRRDGRIVGYAAIETHTVRTKPETLLIVLDANGELKQVEVLAFHEPPEYQPPQRWFARLRDVPLDELRLGAGIDGISGATLSSRAALDSVRKVLALYRVAIAGEGG; this comes from the coding sequence ATGCAGCGTATCGTCACGCTTTGGCTGGGCCTGGCGCTGGCAGTCTTCTCGGCTGCCAGCCCGGCCCGGGTCTATTACAGCAAGCAGGAAGCAATGGATCTGGCCTTCGGCAAGGAGGCCGCGGTCGAAATGAAAACCCTGTTTCTGACCGAGGCGCAGCGCCGGGCGATCGAACGCCTGGCGTGGGTCAAGCTGGAATCGAGTCTGTACACCTTGTATGTGGGCAGGCGCGATGGCCGGATCGTCGGCTATGCCGCCATCGAAACCCATACCGTGCGCACCAAGCCGGAAACGCTGCTCATCGTGCTGGATGCAAACGGAGAACTGAAACAGGTCGAGGTGTTGGCCTTTCACGAGCCGCCGGAATACCAACCGCCGCAGCGCTGGTTCGCCCGGCTGCGGGACGTTCCCCTGGATGAGCTGCGTCTCGGCGCCGGGATAGACGGTATCAGCGGGGCCACCTTGAGTTCCCGGGCGGCGCTGGACAGCGTGCGCAAGGTGCTGGCGCTGTACCGGGTGGCGATCGCCGGGGAGGGGGGGTGA
- a CDS encoding DUF5063 domain-containing protein: MDNDYTKLVGVVGAFCRTVDHMEDYQRLPWLQTIGAQLEEIDAEMSRLRLELACQFFILPDLDFRFAMFCRLKDFLGDWDGYPLPGDDAADPDDHSGSLADDLTDIYFELDRGLVLYRDDPADPLPAVQLWHTGYVLHWREHLHDARCHLKALLPRFA; the protein is encoded by the coding sequence GTGGATAACGATTATACCAAGCTCGTGGGCGTGGTTGGCGCCTTTTGCCGGACCGTTGATCACATGGAAGATTATCAGCGCCTGCCCTGGCTGCAGACCATCGGGGCGCAGCTGGAGGAGATCGACGCCGAGATGAGCCGGCTGCGGTTGGAATTGGCGTGCCAGTTTTTCATCTTACCCGATCTGGATTTTCGTTTCGCCATGTTCTGCCGCCTCAAGGATTTCCTCGGCGACTGGGACGGATACCCTCTGCCCGGCGACGATGCCGCCGATCCTGACGATCATAGCGGCAGCCTGGCCGACGACTTGACCGATATTTACTTCGAGCTCGACCGGGGACTGGTGCTGTACCGGGATGACCCCGCCGATCCCCTGCCCGCGGTGCAGCTGTGGCACACCGGTTACGTCCTCCATTGGCGGGAGCATCTGCATGACGCCCGCTGCCATCTGAAGGCCTTGTTGCCGCGCTTTGCCTGA
- the thiD gene encoding bifunctional hydroxymethylpyrimidine kinase/phosphomethylpyrimidine kinase: MKPTVLAISGHDPTGGAGIQADIEAIASQGCHPATLVTCLTAQDTRNVYRLYPQSPTALAEQWQHLTADIHFDAVKIGLLGSAEIAALVADRLRGAPAVTVLDPILKAGGGSELADEALIDVLLGELVPLATVLTPNLDEARRLTGETLPSRCAEALLARGCQAVLITGGDEPTPLIYNTLYLPGSHKTFTWEKLPASAHGSGCTLAAALAALLARGLELEEAARKAQQYTWNAIKYGFRLGQGQPIPERLFWS, from the coding sequence TTGAAACCCACCGTTCTCGCCATTTCCGGCCACGACCCCACCGGCGGCGCCGGCATCCAGGCCGACATCGAGGCCATCGCCAGCCAGGGCTGTCACCCCGCCACCCTCGTCACCTGCCTCACCGCCCAGGACACCCGGAACGTCTACCGCCTCTATCCCCAATCTCCCACCGCCCTGGCGGAACAATGGCAGCATCTGACCGCCGACATCCACTTCGACGCGGTCAAGATCGGGCTGCTGGGCTCGGCGGAGATCGCCGCCTTGGTGGCCGACAGGCTGCGGGGGGCGCCCGCCGTGACCGTGCTCGACCCCATCCTCAAGGCCGGCGGCGGTTCGGAACTGGCCGACGAGGCGCTGATCGACGTCCTGCTGGGCGAGCTTGTCCCGCTGGCCACGGTGCTGACGCCCAATCTCGACGAGGCCCGGCGCCTGACCGGCGAAACCCTGCCCTCACGCTGCGCCGAGGCCCTGCTGGCACGGGGCTGTCAGGCGGTGCTGATCACCGGGGGCGACGAACCCACGCCGTTGATCTACAACACCCTGTATCTTCCCGGCAGCCACAAGACCTTCACCTGGGAGAAGCTGCCCGCCAGCGCCCACGGTTCCGGCTGCACTCTGGCCGCCGCCCTGGCCGCCCTGCTGGCGCGGGGGCTGGAACTGGAAGAAGCGGCCCGCAAGGCCCAGCAATACACCTGGAACGCGATCAAATACGGCTTCCGCCTGGGTCAGGGACAGCCGATTCCCGAGCGTCTGTTCTGGAGCTGA
- the thiE gene encoding thiamine phosphate synthase, whose amino-acid sequence MPLPFPTTGLYAITPAPDDDFDRWLERIEAALQGGARVLQLRDKQARLTPAQATAVAALCREYAIPLIVNDDVELALRIRADGVHLGRHDASLEHARERLGKGAIVGVSCYAALERARRAEAAGATYVAFGAFFPSASKPEATPAPLDLLARARSRLRLPIVTIGGITPDNARQLIEAGADLVAVIGALFSAADPRTAAQAFNRLWPTA is encoded by the coding sequence ATGCCCCTCCCCTTCCCGACCACCGGCCTCTACGCCATCACCCCCGCCCCTGACGACGATTTCGACCGCTGGCTGGAACGCATCGAGGCGGCGCTGCAGGGCGGCGCCCGCGTCCTCCAGCTGCGGGACAAACAGGCCCGCCTGACACCCGCCCAGGCGACCGCCGTGGCGGCGCTGTGCCGCGAATACGCGATTCCGCTGATCGTCAACGACGACGTGGAGCTGGCGCTGAGAATCCGCGCCGACGGCGTCCACTTGGGACGCCACGACGCCTCCCTGGAACACGCCCGCGAACGCCTGGGGAAAGGCGCTATCGTCGGCGTCTCCTGCTATGCGGCGCTGGAACGGGCCCGTCGGGCCGAGGCCGCCGGGGCCACCTACGTCGCCTTCGGCGCCTTCTTTCCCTCGGCCTCCAAACCGGAGGCCACCCCTGCGCCTTTGGATTTGCTGGCGCGCGCCCGCAGCCGACTGCGCCTGCCCATCGTCACCATCGGCGGAATCACGCCGGACAACGCCCGGCAGCTTATCGAAGCCGGCGCCGACCTGGTCGCCGTCATCGGCGCCCTGTTCTCCGCGGCCGACCCCCGGACCGCGGCACAGGCGTTCAACCGGCTCTGGCCCACGGCATGA
- a CDS encoding thiosulfate oxidation carrier protein SoxY, which produces MRQHWSRRRWLQLLLLGGLGRLRLGRSAATPLPPAVYELTSGEETKFHYGVGLSLPRRAESRQAVPVSVDCRLRETDLIALFVTPSPTPLAARFLLSPQTRPQVRTHLRLYQDSEIIAVVRARGRYFHQSAKINVSQGCR; this is translated from the coding sequence ATGAGGCAACACTGGAGCCGGCGGCGCTGGCTGCAACTGCTGTTGCTGGGAGGTCTGGGAAGATTGCGGCTGGGACGGAGCGCCGCGACCCCGCTGCCTCCTGCCGTTTACGAGCTGACTTCCGGCGAGGAGACCAAATTCCATTACGGCGTCGGTCTGTCCCTGCCGCGCCGGGCCGAATCGCGCCAGGCGGTGCCGGTCAGCGTCGACTGCCGGCTGCGGGAAACCGATCTGATCGCCCTGTTCGTCACCCCTTCTCCCACGCCGCTGGCCGCCCGCTTCCTCCTTTCCCCCCAGACCCGCCCGCAGGTACGCACCCATCTGCGCCTGTACCAAGACAGCGAGATCATCGCCGTCGTCCGCGCCCGCGGACGCTATTTCCACCAAAGCGCCAAGATCAACGTTTCCCAGGGCTGTCGCTGA
- a CDS encoding thiosulfate oxidation carrier complex protein SoxZ: protein MRIEHRSLRHRDGSVEIRLYFPEHAAWTSRDQPPARHLAYVALLAEGKLLVESHLGPAVAPEPFFNFRFDGVEPDSRLRIEWRNNRGEGGETEIELP, encoded by the coding sequence ATGCGCATCGAACACCGCAGCCTGCGGCACCGCGACGGCAGCGTGGAAATCCGGCTGTATTTTCCCGAGCACGCGGCCTGGACCAGCCGCGATCAACCACCGGCCCGGCACCTGGCCTATGTGGCGCTGCTGGCGGAGGGAAAGCTGCTGGTGGAAAGCCATCTGGGACCGGCCGTCGCACCGGAACCCTTCTTCAACTTCCGCTTCGATGGGGTCGAGCCCGACAGCCGCCTGCGGATCGAATGGCGCAACAACCGGGGCGAAGGGGGTGAGACGGAGATCGAGCTGCCCTGA
- the rsfS gene encoding ribosome silencing factor produces MNPDDPVLDWVLDALDDLKARDVTVLDVRGKTSVSDYMVVASGTSDRHVHALADNVVEKLAEHRIKPLGVEGEHSRDWVLVDLGDVIVHVMLPETRAFYQLEKLWQVEEEESG; encoded by the coding sequence ATGAACCCCGACGATCCTGTTCTCGACTGGGTGCTAGACGCCCTCGACGACCTCAAGGCCCGCGACGTCACCGTGCTGGACGTACGCGGCAAAACCTCGGTGAGCGACTACATGGTGGTGGCCTCCGGCACCTCCGATCGTCACGTTCACGCCCTGGCCGACAACGTGGTGGAAAAGTTGGCCGAGCACCGCATCAAGCCCCTCGGCGTGGAGGGGGAGCATTCGCGCGACTGGGTGCTGGTGGACCTGGGAGACGTCATCGTCCATGTGATGCTGCCGGAAACCCGCGCGTTCTACCAGCTGGAAAAGCTCTGGCAGGTGGAAGAGGAAGAAAGCGGGTAG